In Coprobacter tertius, the sequence TCGATAACCCATTCTATTAAGGGTACGCACATCATACTGTATATGGGTTCATCGGGTGTATGGGTCGTTATTTTTACTTTTTCGGAAACTCGGCGACGCATATATTCTGTTGCGTTGGTCAGTACATCGTTTACCGATTCGAGTTTCATTTCGGGTTTCGACCCTATTTTAGAGAATCTTTCGGCAATGACAGAAAGCCGTTTTACATCTTTATTCATGTCTGAAAGCAGTTCCTTGTTTACTCCGTTCAGCTCGAGAAGATCCATCCAAGCCATGAGAGAAGAGATGGGAGTTCCCAGTTGGTGTGCCGTTTCTTTAGAGAGCCCCACCCATACTTTGTTTTGTTCGGCTTTTTTAGTACTCATCAGTGCGAGATAAGCGATGATGATGAACAAAATCATAACCCCCATTTGTATCATAGGATAATATGAAAGTCTTTTGAGCAATATAGAATCGTCGTAATAGAGGTACTGTCGAGTTTCGTTGTCGATAGGAATTTCTATGGTGTTTGAGTTTTTCTTATATTCATCGAGTTTTTTTTCTAAAAAACGGTCGCTTTTTTCTTCCGGAATATTTAGATTTCGGTAGTCGATGATATTATCGTCTTCGTCTGCGATAATTACCGGAATGGAGGTATTGCTTTGCAATATACGTAAGTTAAGCCCTACATCGACAGTCGAGGAATCGGGCCTTTCGGTAACGAGTGCCCGTGTGGCTTCGGC encodes:
- a CDS encoding sensor histidine kinase, encoding MQNIYDTRQKFKFIFLSLSLIIVAVFLYISNNLVKDLSVEERNKMEIWAEATRALVTERPDSSTVDVGLNLRILQSNTSIPVIIADEDDNIIDYRNLNIPEEKSDRFLEKKLDEYKKNSNTIEIPIDNETRQYLYYDDSILLKRLSYYPMIQMGVMILFIIIAYLALMSTKKAEQNKVWVGLSKETAHQLGTPISSLMAWMDLLELNGVNKELLSDMNKDVKRLSVIAERFSKIGSKPEMKLESVNDVLTNATEYMRRRVSEKVKITTHTPDEPIYSMMCVPLIEWVIENLCKNAIDAMSGEGKIDITLFRDEKWCYIEIKDSGKGILKKYFKTIFHPGFTTKKRGWGLGLTLVKRIIEEYHDGKIFVKDSEIGKGTTFRIELRLA